In one Anticarsia gemmatalis isolate Benzon Research Colony breed Stoneville strain chromosome 9, ilAntGemm2 primary, whole genome shotgun sequence genomic region, the following are encoded:
- the LOC142975219 gene encoding uncharacterized protein LOC142975219 isoform X1 — translation MLMVQTNSQPMKNSKIKGPPPVPPRPNQSVVAEALAKTRKAVADSKASFTKNRAFSKQENSYTSKAKTLDRANTVSESTVSPKQNGLARVKSFIRDVISDRSSSSDERKSSGQNSRRSSSDSNSIPTPGSNKKSNESLNSKAVKTCRQILVRSLSTSNKLDQDSKSKITKSSSFAEKTLPLRKAPPPPLSPKPKLKPMKPLPINHSNVSRYSVENLHSPKSPAAHPHSPKSPVDHPHSPKSPVDHSSSPKSPVDHKHTPQSPVEHSHLPKSPVNSTRSPLESPDLSPYSYPIDAKPQSPVSEAPYASVEEVQEFDDRLRNSPSKQISKPTETQKEPTSPKADEIVYKNNNSLERKTSRVTEMLISEILASRNNNKDDANIVIDKGKDSEMTNGNSNSTPEKELMKDMNNHEMLIYELQSMRSQSNVPESLDTPEYAETNGQCDSEDSEQNYAMSSVTSGNTDDGNIDDQAYAYILDDDLKSRLRKQFRAISTMSLQGLPPLPKSLSGFAEGEADLPETPSPPSDKPPTDLDSQLAYLKKEMASLRQLDLSLLSELWTLSEAMASWRRQLERGPRLRPAPPPPPPPHYLRT, via the exons ATGCTGATGGTACAAACTAACTCACAACCGATGAAGAACAGTAAGATCAAAGGACCACCTCCTGTGCCTCCGCGACCCAACCAGAGCGTGGTTGCGGAGGCGCTGGCGAAAACGAGGAAGGCCGTCGCGGACTCGAAGGCTAGTTTCACGAAAAATCGTGCATTTTCCAAGCAAGAGAACAGTTATACTTCAAAAGCTAAAACTTTGGACAGGGCGAATACTGTGAGTGAATCAACTGTGTCACCTAAACAAAATGGATTGGCACGGGTAAAGTCGTTCATCAGAGATGTGATAAGTGATCGAAGCTCTTCTTCGGATGAAAGGAAATCTAGCGGTCAAAACTCAAGAAGAAGTTCGAGCGATAGTAACTCGATTCCAACGCCGGGATCAAACAAAAAATCCAATGAATCGTTGAACTCCAAAGCAGTCAAAACATGCAGACAAATTCTAGTGAGGTCGCTGTCGACGTCGAACAAGTTAGATCAAGACTCGAAATCGAAAATCACGAAGTCATCTAGCTTTGCAGAGAAGACGCTTCCTTTACGGAAAGCACCTCCACCACCCTTGTCACCGAAACCTAAGTTGAAACCAATGAAACCCTTGCCTATAAATCATTCGAATGTATCGAGATATTCTGTAGAAAACCTACATTCACCTAAAAGTCCTGCGGCACACCCACACTCACCAAAAAGTCCAGTGGACCATCCACATTCACCTAAGAGTCCTGTGGACCACTCAAGTTCACCCAAGAGTCCTGTGGACCACAAGCACACACCTCAAAGTCCTGTGGAGCACTCACATTTACCCAAAAGTCCTGTAAATAGCACACGATCACCTTTGGAATCACCAGACCTCAGTCCTTATTCGTATCCTATTGATGCGAAGCCACAGAGTCCGGTGTCAGAAGCACCCTACGCCTCAGTGGAGGAAGTTCAAGAATTCGATGACCGACTTCGGAATAGTCCATCAAAACAGATCTCCAAACCTACTGAAACACAAAAAGAACCAACAAGTCCGAAAGCCGATGAaattgtgtacaaaaataacaattcacTGGAAAGAAAAACGTCACGAGTCACAGAAATGTTAATTTCAGAGATACTCGCAAGTAGAAATAACAACAAGGATGACGCGAACATTGTTATCGATAAAGGCAAAGATTCGGAGATGACCAATGGCAACTCAAACAGTACTCCGGAGAAGGAGCTGATGAAGGACATGAATAATCACGAAATGTTAATATACGAGCTTCAGTCTATGCGGTCGCAATCTAACGTGCCTGAGAGTTTGGACACACCGGAGTACGCAGAGACCAACGGACAGTGCGACTCAGAAGATTCCGAACAGAACTATGCCATGTCCTCAGTGACCAGCGGGAACACGGATGATGGAAACATAGATGACCAGGCTTACGCTTACATACTTGACGACGACCTTAAGTCTAG ACTACGTAAGCAGTTCCGCGCGATCAGCACCATGTCTCTGCAAGGGTTGCCACCGTTGCCGAAGAGTCTTAGCGGCTTTGCAGAGGGCGAGGCTGACCTCCCGGAGACACCCTCACCGCCTTCAGACAAACCCCCCACAGATCTGGACTCACAACTAGCTTACTTGAAGAAAGAAATG